Part of the Sporomusa termitida genome, GGAAACAGCGGTCCGGCCGCATAAGGGGCATTCATACCGTCAATATCGCCAAGAGCTTTTGCTGAATTCAACATAGTTTGGTTTTGAACGACAATGCTTGAACAAAACTCAGACATCTTGACCCCCATATGGTTCGCGCAAAAGGCGTCGGCCATTATTATGACCGGCGTTCTGTCCGGTTTTTCCAATGCAATGGCTTTGTGGACCCTGGTTTTACGTTCCAAAAGTAATTCTTGTGGTGTTTTCATGTCAACACTCCTTTGTAATATGATGATCAATTTTTATTTATCCATCATCTGCGCCTTTAGTCTGATTCGCAAAAGCGCAGGCAGCAGCTAAAAAAGCCGGGCTAACTAAGTTTATTCCGGATTCCCGTGTATTCAAGCCCCGAAGCTTTTTGAATCATAGTATATAGTATTGTTTATGCTTGTCAGCTGTATACGCAACCGACTTGTTCGTATTTTTATTTGTAATTATCCCCTTTTAATAATATCTTACAGGCAATATGCTTCTACAATGCAAATGTACTGACTTGCACATTGCTTTAATTCTATGTTAGACTCTTCTGTAAGCGACGTCAAATTCTCATAATTCCGACTACTATTCCTAATCAGCATAATAAACAGGCTTAGCTATCTATCGTTTTGCCGGCAGTTATATTATGATAGATATATATATATCTATATATCATAAATTGGGCAGGCAGGAGGAATTTATCATGGATATTCGGAATTTGCAGTCCTTTATAACGGTTGCGCAATGCCTCAGCTTTACAGAGGCTGCTAAACGGATCTACATTGGCCAGTCAGCCCTAAGCAAACAAATTGCCGACCTTGAATCAGAGTTGGGGGTTGAACTGTTTATTCGCCACCATAGATCGCTGGAATTGACACCGGCAGGCAAAACGCTGCTAAAAGAAGGCAATGCCCTAATGACCAAAATTACCGATATTGTGGAAAAAACCCGTCAGGCCCAGCGGGGAATCCGTGGCAGTTTGAAAATTGGCTGTTTTGGGTTCGAGAATGCATTTCTCCCCTATTCCCTCAAAAAGTTTCGTGCCCTTTACCCGCAAATCAGTGTTGATATCCGTGTCTTAACCCTAAGAATGATCGAAAACGCTATAGAGTCGGGAGAATTAGACCTTGGCTTTACCTTAATCATGGGCAGGGAAATAAAGGCTAACCGGTTCTCCCAGCGGTTAATTCACCGAACCCCCCTGTGCTTTTTGTTGCCCGGTGACCACCCCTATGCCGGCGCCGCTTCATTAGATATCTCGGCTTTGGCGGCAGATTCCTTTATTGTCCTGTCTGATTCCGAAACGCCTGATGGCTTTAACTGGTTTATGAATCTATGTGCCGCCAGGGGGTTTACCCCCTGCATTGCCAGTAAAACCACACGTATGGAAAGTATATACTGGTATGTAGAGGCAGGAGTGGGTATTTCTTTTATGCCTAAAGATCCCTCGCTGGCCAGGCACGTGCCTGCCAATATCTCTTTAGTCAGTATGCAGGGGAAAGAGGCCTATTGCAACATTATGGCAACCTGGAGAAAAGAACATACCAACCCGGCCGTGCCACTTTTCCTAAAAGTTCTCAATCAATTCAGCCAGGATACCCAGCCTGATACCCAAGAATATCTCCTGACAACAGCGGTAGGGTCAAGGAAATAAGCGGCGTAACAAGACCAGTCCTGGCGGTCGGCGCGGCCTCTGCCCGCCACCGTCTGGCAGATACTCCCGCATATCCCGCTCAATGCCAGCGGCCCACCGCGCATCCGCCGGGGCGAAGCGCAACAGGCGCAGCCTCTGCGTTGTTGTGCCCATTGCTGCTTGCCGTAATTCAGCTCCCCTTTACTTATATAATACAATTATTGTAATATATTATATAGAAAGGACGGTGCATTACTATAGCCAGACAAGCAGAAACGTCTGACGAAAAAGTTACCGTTAGTGCCAGGGTCAACGGCGCCGCGGTCAGTATTTTAAAACGTTATGATATCCCAATTTCAGATGTCATCGAAGCCGGCCTCATCTATTTTTTATGTTTGG contains:
- a CDS encoding LysR family transcriptional regulator, whose protein sequence is MDIRNLQSFITVAQCLSFTEAAKRIYIGQSALSKQIADLESELGVELFIRHHRSLELTPAGKTLLKEGNALMTKITDIVEKTRQAQRGIRGSLKIGCFGFENAFLPYSLKKFRALYPQISVDIRVLTLRMIENAIESGELDLGFTLIMGREIKANRFSQRLIHRTPLCFLLPGDHPYAGAASLDISALAADSFIVLSDSETPDGFNWFMNLCAARGFTPCIASKTTRMESIYWYVEAGVGISFMPKDPSLARHVPANISLVSMQGKEAYCNIMATWRKEHTNPAVPLFLKVLNQFSQDTQPDTQEYLLTTAVGSRK